A region of the Bradysia coprophila strain Holo2 unplaced genomic scaffold, BU_Bcop_v1 contig_232, whole genome shotgun sequence genome:
ttcacattttttcacttttcacacATTCCGTTAAAGTAGAGTTCAGATGATCGTTAAAGGTTGCAGTAAGCCGTTCATATAAGACACTTAACTCTTTTCTACTGTTGTACCGCCGCGCTGCTAAAATACCTAATTACGTCGAGAAAGATGATTTATTGTTTCGCACGTCATTGTTCTCAGTCAGAATATGAATAGTAAGAATAAAACATACATTTAGTCTACCATACGTTCTAAGATCAGTGGCCACTGCCAGGcttcgctttcgccccttcggcttacatttttctgtcactttcggcccttgggcttacatttttcaactttcgtccCCAGTAGGCAGCatataatagtatattacttccaaGGTTCcgagttgtgtatttgataagtggggtgttacagcccgacccgaaggggaggacTGTATTcgccacttgtcaaataacaacttggaacctcgtaagtacaatgctttacgtgattaggcaatgtaaatgaaaatgagttaTTACGTAACTCCTTCGGCctcctcaatcgatacgtaaataactgttACATGTTTTTCgacggtaagtgcattttccctgacacaagcagtgatgtaaagtgcactttaccgtaCATAGCATGTAAATAGAAGTAACATGCTCGTTTATCTTGCAGTTTCTTCTTAGTCTAAATGACCGAAACAGAGATTTATATAAGTTAGAATTGCATTAGTGGGTAGTGATTGCTTGAAAGTAGTTGGAGTCGTGActgtaaattatttatcgACACAATTGCTTCGCTTTTAATCTCTATTTTTGAACAATGTCTGCTCCCTACACCTTCCTTAGCACTGCAATCAATTGTTTTCCTTACGGTTCGGTTCGATTcggtttaaataaaaattttacctCATGAATGCAGGCGTGTGCTTAAAAATTTCCGGTTACTCTCATTGTCATTGGACGGAAAGACAGCCTCGTGGAACCGGCCCAAATAAACAGCAAAATCGATCGGCTAACTACATTGGTCGAGAAGATTATTTGTGGACGACCACCTATTTTTTAGGATCTGAAGAGGGTAAGTGTAATTGAATCAGATTTGAATTGGGTCTTTTGTTTACGTTTCAGGCATACGTATATTGATCTATGGTCAATCAAAGACTTCGTGGTGTGAAACGGAGTCCCATTTTGAGAACGGTAAACCGCGAtcgaaagacattttttattcgGCCGATGAGGTGTATTTAGACGCGAAAGCTTACTTGTTGGGAGTGGGAGATAATGGTACATGgtcatttgatattttttttttttggtttaagaTCTATCTCGTCATCTCTTCAACTACTAACTAAACcctttcattcatttttattttcccattataatttttatcttCTTTGAAATGCTGTAAAATACGACGCTATGTTAACAATATAACGACGATTGTTATCATCACTGCGAATTATATGAACGTCACGTCAGAGATAAAAGTgcgattaaaaatgaaatgtagaTAACGTACTAAGAGGTAGGTGTGTGTATGTGAATGGTTTTACTCGATAAAGTAATCATCATTTAATGCACAATTTGTTCTCaggaaaaatatataattacGTTTGCTACTTAACGGCTTTGCGATACTTAATTGGTCGACTGGAATCAGGTGGTCGATTaattaatacaaaataaaatcaaaaatttgataacGATGCATGAAAACACTTCAGTTTAACGACTTGGCTTGATTAAAATTACCTATTGATGTTAGCTGATGAACTAATGTTAGCTTAGACagcaaaaactagcaaaatgtatgttaccAAATGGAAGAAAAAGATTGTGCATCAATCTCTCTCGAAACATGTTAgatcaattgaagtaatagatgacAAAGCTGTTGTTTGCTGACGGTGAAAGAGTATTCGTTAAAATCAAGTCGTTTGCAACTTGTGTCTTAACTGTGTGATACACAATTTACTGTGATTCACTGCGCTGAGTGGGCGGAAGTCACAAAATCAGCAgtttatgtaaaatttatcAGCCAAAAGTCATTTCAATTAGGAAAATACTGATCACTGTACTGACGGAGCTGACGATTTaatcaaacaatttattgtttcCCAAAGATATCTAGGCCAATTTCTATGTTACTGAGCTGGCGACTGTGGGTTAACACTCTTGTTGTTAGATCGTCGTAGTAATAACACCAACCGTGCTCCATCACCACCAAATTATAGTTCTgttcttaacctgttcttttagAATAGCGTTTAAGGTGGACATTAAAACCATGTGTCAGCCAACGTATGACGTGGTAGGGTCAGCCATGCCGTGCTAATTTACATAAACTGGTGCTGGCCTAGAAATAGTTCGACAAACAGCTATTGCCTCAGAATTGAGATTTCCTTCTTTAATTAATCTAATTTTTCCCAGTAGCACTAATAAATCAGAGCTTCATCCTTGAACATATTGTACAAGCTTCTACCTACATTATGACTCCACCTGTTGcttatcgaaaatatttttaattaaaatcaggAAACCAACTCGAACTCTCGGCTGGCCATCATTCATACAGTTTTTCCTGCGAACTACCGGCACATCTACCCACTTCATATGAGGGAACTTATGGACACATTAGATACACCGTTCGGCTGGTTCTGGAACGTCCGTGGAAATTCGATCAGTCTTACAAGGTGGCATTCACAGTCTTGAAACCGTTCGATTTGAATTATGACTCACCGATACTGAGGGTACAGCAGTTTgcgaatatttttcacattctCCCATTCATGTTTTCTTCGACCATCCAGATACCCTCGCAAATGGAactgaataaaaatttctgttgtGGACCGTGTCGAACTGGACCATTTTCCATCGTTGCCAGCATACCACAATCGGGTTTCGTTTCCGGTCAAATCATATCAGTATCTGCAGAAGTGACAAACATGAGCACCATTCCCGTtgacgaaatgaaatttgtgctGAGGAAAATCGTTTCGTACCACAGTCAAACCCCGACGTCAAAGACAAAGGAGGAAATTGTCGATATACAGGAGCGGCGAGTGGGTGGTGTGTCGAAAAATGATCATGGCAGATTTTTGGTATCGCTACCGGTGCCTCCTGTACCGCCGACAAATGTTAATTTGTGCAAAGTTATCCACATCATGTACGAGATTAAAATTGAAGCCAGACTGTCGGGATTGCATCAGAATCCGTACATTCGCATTCCCATAACTATCGGCACAATACCATTGAACCATAGCTACCCGGATCCCAAGTGTGGGTATTAGGGCATTTGACATTGATTATATTTACCTTACTATGCGGAAATGAGCTTGGTCATGAATATTGTAATCGGCGTGTAATGAGAACGACATAGTTTTGTATAACTAGGTCGATCTACTTACACGAAAACGATGAGTGCACATAACCATTTTGCGTAATGTTTATGTCACCGATATTGAATGAATGTGTAAGACTGATTATATAAATAAGCGATTTGTACTATGTATAGAGAGTTAATTTTAAGCAGTTGAATAAAGTGGACGTAAAGTCCCAAAACCAACCAATAGGCTTTTCTTTAATTCCCACATGGGGGCTCATACCGGTCAGACTCTACGCAATGGGTCTGATTGggccaaaaaattgtttcaaagatTAAAGTAAAGTGAATGTAGTGTTatgaatttcggtgaaatttaCTGTGCAATATCAAGTTGGTTGCTTTGTAATATTGTATGATTTAATGGTCGAATTGATACAAAGACGGTATTCAATTTTCGAGTTGATGTGGCGATAGAATTCAATGGTCGAGTTGGTGCAATGGTCGAATTGGTGTTCAAATATGACGTTGGTTACAAGTAACGGTGGTGCACAGGGGATGGAAATTCATACACAAAATACGGAGATCTAAGAGGAGACAACACTTGGTTGGTACAGACAACATTTGGTTGGTACAGAGACAACATTTGGTTGGTGCAGAGACAACAGTTAGTTGGGGCAGAGACGAGATTTTTATGGCTTGATATTCGATGGAAAAACCTGGCAGATGGCTTGGTATACGATGGAAAATCCTGGCAGATGGCTTGGTATACGATGGAAAATCCTGGCAGATGGCTTGGTACTCGATGGAAAATCCTTGCAGATGGCTTGGTATACGATGGAAAATCCTGGCAGAGGGCTTGGTACACGATGGAAAATCCTGGCAGATGGCTTGGTACACGATGAACTGGTGCACGAAGAACGGTGAAAACTAGTGAAAATTCGATGAGACATTGGATGGACAAATGGTCAGGTATGAAtgtgaattaatttttgataaaagtgAATCTTCACGGGTTAATTAAAATCCCACTTCTGACACCAATGTGAGTTATATAAGAGGAATGATTCTAGAAGAATTTGgtgtttgtaaaattttgtagagAAATATTGAAAGAGAGTAATAATCACGAAATATCGAGGTcacgaaagaatttttttttcttccgattgtgtaaaatttaattttgatttcgaGGTTGGTCAGTTATTTAATTTACGATGTATATAGAGTAATGTGAAAATATGTACAATGAAGAAATGAtgcgatattattgttttgatgACGCGATCTGATTTTGCTGActttattttttgatattttgaatgcTGAAATAAAAATGCGAAAATGCGGAATTTGAATGTTTTGGAAAGTAACTTAAGTTGACGTGAATTAAAAGTTTAGTAATTTGATAATATGAATGACCTTatgatttataaaatgttttgttgacgatgaataattttttttaatgaaattatgatGTACGATGATGTTGAACTTAAAGTTTTTATGAGAAGTTTACATTATTGAAAGTGAATTAATGTtgatcgaagaaaaaaattgattttttcgaaatgtttggTTAAAGTTTGAAATactaattttgaaatttttagatgtattttttttagaagatTATCATTATGAAGAATGAGTTTTGATGTGAATTTgagtttaatttaaatttgatggaGGAAGCATGTAATGAAGTTTATGGTTACAAAATTGAGTGAATTATGATGATGTATGTAATTGAGTATCAATAAGCATGACCAACGAATACggatatatttttgaatattacgaggtataatttaaattctgatttttgCTTCTATGACGATGGGTTCGAATCTAAATCTTTGACTTTTgtgagaatttttatttgaatttttgtttttttataaaattgattttttttgttttgtgtccGTCGAGGGCGACTGGACAGTCGAATGGCCGAGTGTGGGTATTAGGGCATTTGACATTGATTATATTTACCTTACTATGCGGAAATGAGCTTGGTCATGAATATTGTAATCGGCGTGTAATGAGAACGACATAGTTTTGTATAACTAGGTCGATCTACTTACACGAAAACGATGAGTGCACATAACCATTTTGCGTAATGTTTATGTCACCGATATTGAATGAATGTGTAAGACTGATTATATAAATAAGCGATTTGTACTATGTATAGAGAGTTAATTTTAAGCAGTTGAATAAAGTGGACGTAAAGTCCCAAAACCAACCAATAGGCTTTTCTTTAATTCCCACACAAGTATCCGACTATCAATACGGTCAGTCAACCGCCAATAACCGTACAGCCGGTGATGAATACATTAACGCAACAAGAAATGATCGAGGCACACGATCGAGCATCGAATGATGTTCCACCAACGGCTACAAATGATGCTTCAACTATTCCAACTATTTCAACAGAAGGTGGAGCAACCGAACAATTGACGAATATTCCGAACAGAACGCCCATAATAAATCCTATCACCGACAGTGGATTGAGGTCCAGCTACCAAGAAATGCGTAAGGCTCCATTTGAGATTATTTCATTCCATTTGAACAAAGCTTCTAGCATTGACACTTGACTATACGTAAAGGTACACTCAATACTGATCTTATCTTTTGCAGCTCCACCCTCATATGAGGAAACTGTCGGCGGTCACCGACGCATCGATGATGATGAACAACATCCTATCGGCCATCAATTGTACGCTCCAAGGTATCCGGTGTACAATTTCAATGGTGGTGGAACGTCACAAATGGCGACTGAAAGTAATTCGAGTGGAAGTGGTCAAAGAACAGCGCCGAGTCCAGAAAAGATTTTggagaaaatggaaatgatttaATGTGAAATGATATAATGGTGGAACGCGCATGTGATATAATGTTGATTGAGCTGCAGTACCGTAacttatttatgaaaaatgaaaagatttgatttttgctccataaaatgcatttttaaacTCTCTGGATGGAAAGAATCCGCTCCGATGCGTCCGGCGGTGACAGCATCCGATATACAGTTGTCATATCCGGTTTCCTTTTGTCCATTGCTTGCGTTGTAATATCCCCATTAACTTGTAGTGTTTTGTCTACAATATCCAGCCGAGTCGGTCTGTGAGAACTAGCATCGAGTAGTCGTTTTTCAGCGAAAGAACTTCGTACTCCGTTGGATAGATAGACGATTATAGGCTTTGTGCCAATCATACGACCATTTACAGCAGCAATTGCATTCTCAGCGTCACTTTGTCTGGAGAAACAAACGTGTCCTATCCCAATCGATCGTTCTTGCTTCGTAATGACTCTAGCTGTGATAACTGTTCCGTATGGTTGAAATTCCATTCTCAAGCGATCGTCATCGACAGTATCATCCAGATTGCTTACGCAAAGATTACCCATTTCCAATCCATGATGCTCTTGATGTTGCGTCTTCATAGCAATTTCTCTTTCCTTTTTCGTCTGAGCACGGCAGACGCACAATGGTGTTTTGGCATTTGGAAGTATGTGACCGTTCATTTGGGAAATAGCTCTGTTGGCCGCATCCGGACTTTCAAACGACACAAATCCGAAGCCACGAGACAAACCATCGGAGTCGGTCATGATTTTTGGACTcacaattttaccaaatttttcgaacatttcaCGCAAGCTCTGATTATTCAGTTCCTTGGGAATGTTCTTCACGTAAACGTTCGTAGACTTTTGCTCAGGGGAATCATTGATCGCTTGGGGCccattcgtttttcgttcgACGAAACGTTGCACACACAAAATCTTATTTTTGACCATCAAACCATTCAGCAGAAAAATGGATCTCTTGACCGACTCTTCGTCTTCGAACTGCACGAATCCATAACACTTTGATGTTCCATTCGGTTCTTTGGCAACCGTAGACGAAAGAACCTTGCCAAACTGAGAGAATGCTAAGAAGAACTCCCGGTTAGTGACACTGCTATCCAGATTCTTGACGAATACATTCGGTCGCTGCATTTTCCGCCGCAATGGATCTCTTTCTGATCGAACAATCTGGATGGGGCTGCCTTCCAGCAACTCAAAGTTCATTGTTTCGATGGCACGATTGGCATGAATTCGATCGACGAAATTCACGTAAGCATATCCCAGGGAACGGTTACTGGTTGACTCACGACAAATGTGAAGTGATAGTAGTGGACCGatcgatgaaaatttgtgGAATAGCGTGGCTTCTGTTAcactttgatgcaaatttcgTACGAAAATCGAAGCCATACTTTCGGAGAAATCGTTCTCTGTGTGACCGGCCTacttaaattggaaaattgtagACGAATGGCCGTGTTTTTGAAGCACAAaagatttattcaaaaattgtcacaaaatttaaatttgtccCAAAGCTCTACCCTGGGCAACCATAGCCTTGATTCCGTTCATGACTTCACGATTGTTGGGAATGATTTGGGCTGGTGCCAATAAGAAACCGTTGCTTGAACCACGAATTGGACGGAATTCAAATGTATAAGCTAACTGAGTGTTGTGAACACCGAACGCCCAATCAGGACTGGATCCACTGGCGGTGTCTATTTTGGGTTTAAAACTGTTAGCAAAGTTGTTAGTTGTTACGACCTCAAAAATACTAACAAAGAACAGCTGCGGTCGATCCAACCAAATAATCTGCTCCAGCTGTGGCACGAATGGCGTTGGCACCAGCATTGGCGACAGACAACAAAGCGGCATGGTTGTTGGAATTGGCAGTTGTGTGACCGAATGGCATGAGGAGATATTGACCGAATGCGTGGAACGACAAAAACATTCTGGTACGGGATGCGATTGTACCGTAGTAGTTGCGAATGGCAGCCGTTTCCGGTTCAGAGAAAGGATTTGGTCCGGCATATGTGTCTGAGCATGGGTTATTTGATGCTCCACCAGCTGTtgaagatgaattttattatttttcacattCGA
Encoded here:
- the LOC119076071 gene encoding arrestin domain-containing protein 17-like isoform X1, coding for MVINCEIKFDQNPYGIYFAGQTLSGRAELRLAKPKKVKGVCLKISGYSHCHWTERQPRGTGPNKQQNRSANYIGREDYLWTTTYFLGSEEGNQLELSAGHHSYSFSCELPAHLPTSYEGTYGHIRYTVRLVLERPWKFDQSYKVAFTVLKPFDLNYDSPILRIPSQMELNKNFCCGPCRTGPFSIVASIPQSGFVSGQIISVSAEVTNMSTIPVDEMKFVLRKIVSYHSQTPTSKTKEEIVDIQERRVGGVSKNDHGRFLVSLPVPPVPPTNVNLCKVIHIMYEIKIEARLSGLHQNPYIRIPITIGTIPLNHSYPDPKYPTINTVSQPPITVQPVMNTLTQQEMIEAHDRASNDVPPTATNDASTIPTISTEGGATEQLTNIPNRTPIINPITDSGLRSSYQEMPPPSYEETVGGHRRIDDDEQHPIGHQLYAPRYPVYNFNGGGTSQMATESNSSGSGQRTAPSPEKILEKMEMI
- the LOC119076071 gene encoding arrestin domain-containing protein 17-like isoform X3, which encodes MVINCEIKFDQNPYGIYFAGQTLSGRAELRLAKPKKVKGVCLKISGYSHCHWTERQPRGTGPNKQQNRSANYIGREDYLWTTTYFLGSEEGNQLELSAGHHSYSFSCELPAHLPTSYEGTYGHIRYTVRLVLERPWKFDQSYKVAFTVLKPFDLNYDSPILRIPSQMELNKNFCCGPCRTGPFSIVASIPQSGFVSGQIISVSAEVTNMSTIPVDEMKFVLRKIVSYHSQTPTSKTKEEIVDIQERRVGGVSKNDHGRFLVSLPVPPVPPTNVNLCKVIHIMYEIKIEARLSGLHQNPYIRIPITIGTIPLNHSYPDPKYPTINTVSQPPITVQPVMNTLTQQEMIEAHDRASNDVPPTATNDASTIPTISTEGGATEQLTNIPNRTPIINPITDSGLRSSYQEMPPPSYEETVGGHRRIDDDEQHPIGHQLYAPRYPVYNFNGGGTSQMATESNSSGSGQRTAPSPEKILEKMEMI
- the LOC119076071 gene encoding arrestin domain-containing protein 17-like isoform X4, with product MVINCEIKFDQNPYGIYFAGQTLSGRAELRLAKPKKVKGIRILIYGQSKTSWCETESHFENGNQLELSAGHHSYSFSCELPAHLPTSYEGTYGHIRYTVRLVLERPWKFDQSYKVAFTVLKPFDLNYDSPILRIPSQMELNKNFCCGPCRTGPFSIVASIPQSGFVSGQIISVSAEVTNMSTIPVDEMKFVLRKIVSYHSQTPTSKTKEEIVDIQERRVGGVSKNDHGRFLVSLPVPPVPPTNVNLCKVIHIMYEIKIEARLSGLHQNPYIRIPITIGTIPLNHSYPDPKYPTINTVSQPPITVQPVMNTLTQQEMIEAHDRASNDVPPTATNDASTIPTISTEGGATEQLTNIPNRTPIINPITDSGLRSSYQEMPPPSYEETVGGHRRIDDDEQHPIGHQLYAPRYPVYNFNGGGTSQMATESNSSGSGQRTAPSPEKILEKMEMI
- the LOC119076071 gene encoding arrestin domain-containing protein 17-like isoform X2, with translation MVINCEIKFDQNPYGIYFAGQTLSGRAELRLAKPKKVKGIRILIYGQSKTSWCETESHFENGKPRSKDIFYSADEVYLDAKAYLLGVGDNGNQLELSAGHHSYSFSCELPAHLPTSYEGTYGHIRYTVRLVLERPWKFDQSYKVAFTVLKPFDLNYDSPILRIPSQMELNKNFCCGPCRTGPFSIVASIPQSGFVSGQIISVSAEVTNMSTIPVDEMKFVLRKIVSYHSQTPTSKTKEEIVDIQERRVGGVSKNDHGRFLVSLPVPPVPPTNVNLCKVIHIMYEIKIEARLSGLHQNPYIRIPITIGTIPLNHSYPDPKYPTINTVSQPPITVQPVMNTLTQQEMIEAHDRASNDVPPTATNDASTIPTISTEGGATEQLTNIPNRTPIINPITDSGLRSSYQEMPPPSYEETVGGHRRIDDDEQHPIGHQLYAPRYPVYNFNGGGTSQMATESNSSGSGQRTAPSPEKILEKMEMI
- the LOC119076071 gene encoding arrestin domain-containing protein 17-like isoform X5, which gives rise to MVINCEIKFDQNPYGIYFAGQTLSGRAELRLAKPKKVKGNQLELSAGHHSYSFSCELPAHLPTSYEGTYGHIRYTVRLVLERPWKFDQSYKVAFTVLKPFDLNYDSPILRIPSQMELNKNFCCGPCRTGPFSIVASIPQSGFVSGQIISVSAEVTNMSTIPVDEMKFVLRKIVSYHSQTPTSKTKEEIVDIQERRVGGVSKNDHGRFLVSLPVPPVPPTNVNLCKVIHIMYEIKIEARLSGLHQNPYIRIPITIGTIPLNHSYPDPKYPTINTVSQPPITVQPVMNTLTQQEMIEAHDRASNDVPPTATNDASTIPTISTEGGATEQLTNIPNRTPIINPITDSGLRSSYQEMPPPSYEETVGGHRRIDDDEQHPIGHQLYAPRYPVYNFNGGGTSQMATESNSSGSGQRTAPSPEKILEKMEMI
- the LOC119076084 gene encoding polyadenylate-binding protein 4-like is translated as MASIFVRNLHQSVTEATLFHKFSSIGPLLSLHICRESTSNRSLGYAYVNFVDRIHANRAIETMNFELLEGSPIQIVRSERDPLRRKMQRPNVFVKNLDSSVTNREFFLAFSQFGKVLSSTVAKEPNGTSKCYGFVQFEDEESVKRSIFLLNGLMVKNKILCVQRFVERKTNGPQAINDSPEQKSTNVYVKNIPKELNNQSLREMFEKFGKIVSPKIMTDSDGLSRGFGFVSFESPDAANRAISQMNGHILPNAKTPLCVCRAQTKKEREIAMKTQHQEHHGLEMGNLCVSNLDDTVDDDRLRMEFQPYGTVITARVITKQERSIGIGHVCFSRQSDAENAIAAVNGRMIGTKPIIVYLSNGVRSSFAEKRLLDASSHRPTRLDIVDKTLQVNGDITTQAMDKRKPDMTTVYRMLSPPDASERILSIQRV